The sequence below is a genomic window from Candidatus Cloacimonadota bacterium.
CTCGATGATGGACGATAATAAAATTTTGATGAAAGAAAAATTTGATGTTTCAGGAGTTGATGATTATTTCGTTCTAAATTATGCCCCAACTTCGCTTGGTTTTAAAAAATTAACCATAGAAGTTGAATTGGGTGATTCATCGGAAACCAATTTGGCAAACAATTCCCGAGACTTTTTGCTGAATGTTGTAAAGGACAAAGCAAAAATATTACTTATTTCTTCACAACCAAATTGGGATATTTCTTTTATACATCGAGCCTTGAATAAAAATCCTAAATTTAAAACGGAATTAATAGTTAAACGAAAAAATGGCATATATTTTCATAACAATTCCAGTGTTGATCCATCAGAATTCATCTCCAACTGTGATGTATTAATATTAAATAATTCATCAAATTTTGGATTTCCAAAAAAGATAATTTCTCAAATAGAAACATTCGTTAAAATGGGTGGTAATCTGCTTTATATCAATAAAATAGACAATAATCTTAAAGAATTACTTCCATTAGTAAAAAGCAAATTTAAGCAGAATATAGACTCAAGTATTCTTTTAACGGAAATAGCGGAAAATTATAAAACCTTTTCCATAAAAAAAAATACAGAAATGAATAGCAAATTCTGGAGAAATCTACCACCGATTAGCACATATTTTTATACACAAAAGAAGAATACCGAAATAATCGCCCAAGCGGATCTTGCTACTGAAAATCCGATTATTGCCTTTTCTTCTTATTTCAAGGGACATGTTCTCATGTTAGCCGGAAACGGTTTTTATCGCTGGAAAATGTGGGAAGACTCAACTTCTCCCTGGTTTGATAATTTTATCATCTCTCTCGCAGATTGGCTAATTAATTCAAATATAAATAAAAGATTTATTTGTTCAACGGATAAAATGCAGTATTTGGAAGGGCAGACAGTTAATTTTAGCTCTATGGTTTTTGATGAGCGGATGAATTTGTTACCAAATGTGGATATTTTCTTGACACTAAAACAGGGGAATGAAAAAATTAATCAAATGTATTTTACTGAAAATGAGTATGAATATTCGGCTGTGATAAAAAATTTGCCTGTGGGCAAATATGAATTTCTTGCTGAATGTAAAATAGGAAATCAATTGAACCACTATTCCGGAGAATTTATCATTGATCCGATGAGTTTGGAACAAAGTTCTACCGGAATAAACACAAACATTTTATCTTTTATTGCATCTCAAACAAATGGTTCGCTAATAGAAAATGTAAGTAGCACAACCGGTGCGGATAGCGATGATTTTGATAAAATCACTTTAGAAAAATCGAAATCTTTGCAAGTTAGTTCTGCAAACGAATTTGAATTATGGAAAAAATGGTACATTCCATTTCTGGCAATACTATTTTTCTCCATTGAACTTTTAATTAGGAAACGAAAGGGATTATTATGAAGCAATGTGAATACAAACAAGCTGTTTTGAAGATGAATCGTCCTTCCCGAATCGCTTTAGCAGTTTCAAAATTACCCGACAAACCTGCTAATGTAATTACGCTGGGCTGGTTTATGCGAACTTCCATCAAGCCGCCCATGTTTGCTATCTCGGTCGGACTAAATCGTTATTCATATCAACTTCTCTCCGATTATCGCAAATTTGTTATTGCTTTTCCCTCAATTCAAATGGCTGATCAAACGCTCAAATGCGGACAATTTTCAGGAAAAAACGTTAATAAAATTGAAGAGTTCGGAATTAATATCGAAAAGGGTAAATTGTCCGATATTCCGATTTTAACAGATGCTGTCGCAAATTTTGAGTGTAAAACAATATCGCAAATACGGAGTGGCGATCACACAATTTTTATTGGTGAAGTTAAATATTCCTGGATAAATGAAAACAACGAATTTGAACAGCTCTTTTCCATTACAGACAATGATAAATATAAAATTTTAGCAAATAATGAAGATGTGATTTTAGGAAAAATAAAATAGTTACAGAAAATTTTTTTATTAAGTTTGTTTTAAATTTAAATATAAATTTTTTGCTGAGATAATACAATATTAATTTTTCTCGTTGATAATAAAAGGCTCAGGGAAATAATTTTAAGAATTTCTTAGCTAAATCAGACAAAAAAATTATAAATGTTTGGAGATAATTGGAGATAAAATGTTAATAAAATATAAAAACTACATCCCCAAAATTGGCAAAAATGTTTTTATAGCCAGCGGGGCAAAAATTATAGGCGATGTCGAAATTGCTGATTCTTGTAGCATCTGGTTCAATGCCGTTATTCGCGGAGACGTGAATTATATTAAAATCGGAAAAAGAACAAATATTCAGGATAATTGTGTTCTGCACGTAACTGGAAAAACTGCACCGCTAAACATCGGAAGCAACGTAACAATCGGGCACAATGTAATCCTGCATGGTTGCAGCATTGAAGATAATTGTATTATTGGCAGCGGGGCAATAATTTGGGATGGTGCTACAATTGCAGAAGGCTCGGTAGTGGGTGCAGGAGCGGTCGTCCTTGCAAATTTTAAGGCACCTTCCAGATCATTAATTCTGGGAATGCCTGCTAAAGTTAAGACTCAGGTTCCTGATGAAAAATATCAGGGAATTATTGATTCGGCGGAACATTACGTAAAATATGCTGATACCTATCTGAAGGGATAAACGGAGAATAATATGGAAAAATATCAAGTAGCGATCATTGGGGGAGGACCGGGCGGATACGTTTCGGCAATCAGATTAAATCAATACGGAATAAGCACGATTGTTATTGAAAAAGAAAGGCTCGGAGGTGTATGTTTGAATCGGGGATGTATTCCAACAAAAACCTTAGTGAAAAGTGCAGATCTTTATTCTGAAATTAAGCATGCTTCAACCTTTGGAATAAATCTGGAAAATCCTGCTGTAGATTATCAAAAAATGTTCAAAAGGAAAAACGAAGTTGCTGAACGTCTTGTAAGCGGAGTTGAATTTCTGTTCAAAAAAAGAAATATTCCGATTTTGCAAGAAACAGTAAAATCAATAAAAAAAGAAGCGGAAGGCTACCTGATTTCTACAAAAGATAACGTCATTTTTGCGAAATACGTTATTCTGGCAACCGGTTCAAAACCTACAGAATTGCCTAATATGAAATTTGACGGTAAATATTTACTTTCTTCAAAAGATTTATTGGAAATTGACTATCTCCCCAAGAAAATCCTTGTTATTGGAGGAGGCGTTATCGGATGCGAATTTGCTTCAATTTTTTCTCAACTCGGTGCACAGGTTGAAATAGTCGAGTTTCTGCCAAGACTTGTAAACACTGAGGACGAAGAAATATCCAAAAGATTAAAAACTTCCTTAAAGAAACTGGGAATAAAAATTCATTTGAAAACAGCTGCCCAAGATTTTGAAATCGTTCAGGACAAGATTTTACTTCAATGTTCTAATCGCAAAAAAATCGAAACGGCTCTAATTCTCGTTAGCGTTGGTAGAAAACCAACTTGTGATGTAAAGTTTGAGAATTTCAAGATCGTTTGGAAAAATGGCGCATTAAATATTGATTCAAAATTTGAAACGAATCAAAAAAATATTTTTGCGATCGGCGATGTTACCGGAAAAATGTTATTAGCTCATACTGCCAGCAAACAGGGGATGTTAGCGGCAAAGATAATCAAACAAAGAGAAAATAATGAAAAAGAGAAAATCGACGATTTAAAATATGAAAATATTCCTCGTTGCACATTTACCAATCCTGAAATTGGCTCTGTGGGATTAACTGAAGATCAAGCAAAAAAAGAATATGATGAAATTAAAATAGGCAAATTTCCCTTTACAGCAAATGGTAAAGCTCTTGGTTTGGGAGAAACCACAGGATTTGTTAAAACCATTGCCGCTCAATCAACTGGAAAACTTGTTGGAATGCATATTATCGGTCCTCAAGCAACGGAACTAATTGCCGAAGGAGCGATTCTGATCAATAGGGGAGTTACCGCAGAAAAAGCTACAGAGATTGTTTTTGCCCATCCGACTCTTTCCGAATCAATCGCGGAATCAATCGAAGATATTGAACATTGTGCGATTCACAAATTATAGAATTCCTATTGTAATTTAAGTTCTCGCAATTTATTCCAGAGTCCCAACAATTGGCTGAATCAATTCTTGCGCTCTTTTTGCGTCTTCTTCAAAAACATAGATTTCAATAAAGGAATTTGCCTCAACAGATTCGAAATAGGGACCGATTGTAAGTCCCTTTCTTTGATAAGAATTCGGTATATTATTTTCATTTAAAATATCCAGAATTGAATCTAATTCCAGATTAGTTCGTGCTTTACACAGGGTTATCTGTGTTTGTGAATCTTCTGTTTTTTTTGTCATTTTTTATCCAATTAATTCAAATTCAATGCCGTGAAGTATTTTTTTAACTTTAACTTTAACTTTTTGACAAAGAAAGAATTTGCGTTTAGTTCGGTTACCAATTAATGTATAATTTTTTTTATAAAATTTGTAATAATCTTTATTTAGTGAAGAAAGAGAAATGAATCCCTGAATGGGAAATTTATCAAGTTCCACGAAAATATTTTTGCTATTAAAATTCACGATAATCGAATCGAAAATTTTATCCTTATTTTCCATCATAAAACGATTTTTTTTCAATTTTCCCAAACTACGTTCAGCCTGTAGAGCAATTAATTCTCGTTCTGAAGAATTTTTTGCGAATTTTTTCATTTCATCAACGTTGAATTTATTTGCCGACCATTCAAAAATATTTTGCTTTATCAGATGATGCACCACCAGATCCGGGAATCTCCTGATTGGTGATGTAAAATGCGTATAGGAAGAGAGCGATAGCCCAAAATGCCCTTTATTAATGGGAGAATATTCGGCTTTCATCATGCTACGTAACAGCATGTTATCAAAGACTCGATGTTCATTGTGAGTCTTTATGGAATTCAGAAAATTTTTTAAACTAACGTTTTCGTTTTTATTAGAAAAATCAATTTTGTAATTATATGATTTCATTATTTTGGAAAATTCACCCAACTTAGCGGTATCAGGCTCTTCATGGATTCTGAATATTCCCGAACTGCATTTCTGAGTAATAATATCTGCGACAAATTGATTGGCAAGAAGCATAAATTCTTCAATAAGTAAATGGCTTTCTGTTGTTTCAGAACGAATAATATCGGTAGGGGAGCCATTTTCATCAAATTGAATCTCAGTGTCCGGTAAATCGAAATTCAAACTTCCTCGTTCTTCTCTTGTTTTTGTGAGATGTTTTGCGATTGGTCGCATATTGTTCAAAACCCTTTTAACCTCTTCGCCAATTGCATCTGTGTTTTCATTCCGGAAAAAATCATCCACCTGATCATAATCTAATCTTGCAACACTTCTGATTACAGATGGATAGATCATCCTTCTAATTATTTTAAATTTTTCGTCAAAATCAATAATTACAGAAATTGTTAATTTGTCGCTGCCTGCTTGTAAACTACAAATGTAGTTGCTGATTAATTTCGGAAGCATAGGAATAACATTTTGCAAGAGATAAACGCTCGTACCACGTCTAAACGCTTCTCGAAATATTTCTGAATTAGAACGAACATAATGAGAAACATCGGCTATGTGAATATATAAACGCCAGATATCATTAATTTTTTCTAATGAAACCCCATCGTCAAAATCCTTTGCATCAACAGGATCAACTGTAAAAGTTGTAAGCCTTCTAAAATCTTTTCTTTTTGTTATTTCATCCTTAGAAATTTTATAATGCAAGTTTTTTGTTTCTTGAATAACTTCTTCTGAAAATTTCTCTGAAAGCCCAAATTGTCTGACAACAGCAAGGTAATCTATCTTCGGGTCGTCTGAATCTCCCAATATTTCTGTTATCTCTCCCACAGGAGGAATAAAATTGACCCTATCGCCCCAGTTGGTTATCCTAACGATCACCTTCTTATTTTTTAGATCATTGAAATGAATACCATCATTTTTTACATCAATCAAAGTATCCATATTTTTTTCATCAGGGACAAGAACAATATCGTTTGAAGCGAGGGAGATATTTCCAATAATTGAATCTTGCTTTCTTTCTATTATTTCAACAATTTTTCCGAGTTTGCTTTTTTGTTTTGATTTAATAAGAACAACTTCAACCATATCACCATGATAAGCATTCAAACAATTTTCTCGATAAATTTTTATATCTCCGATTTCTGTTGAGTTACATTTTACGTAAGCAAAGGAATAGTCGTTTGTTAAAGCGCGTGCGTCAAATGTGCCATATACGGTTTTCTGGGCAGTATGGAAAGATGAATATTTTCCGTTTTTTTTGATAATTTGATTTTTTCTTTCTAATTGTTTAAGAATTTTTTTTAGAGAAATTTCCATTTTTTTTCGGATATGAAACGTTTTTGCTAATCTTTTAAATGAATATTGTTTTTTAGAATTTTTTTGTAAATAAATTAATACTTTTGAAGATATATTTTTTTTCAACATTAATATCTGTTCCCTATTTTTTTTTCAAAAAATTCAATAATGAACTCTCTCTCATTTTGACTTTTAGTAAATCGTATTGATTGCCCTCTAAATCTATCTAAACCCCTTGGTTTTGCAAAAGTACTTAACATAAGACCCTTTTTGTCTGCGTAAAAACATTTAAATTCAGAATATTTTCTCAAACGCAAAAATTTAAAATATTTTACTACTAAATGGTCATCATAAAATTTGTATTCGGTTTTGATGAAATAGGGGAATAATGATCCGATTAGAAGTAATAATGAAAAAATAATCCAAAATATATTATACGTAAGAGAAGCAACAAAAATTGAACAAAGTGCTAAAAAAAGGATTAAAAATATAGAAGAAAGTGGAAATTCGATTAATGGAAATGATATCCAGGAGTAAAGTGATTTCTTATTCGACATTTCTTGCTTGCTCCTTGCATTTTTGTATTTCACTTTTAATTTTTAGAATTTCAGAAAATACATCGGGATTATTATATTTTGCTGATATAGTTGATATTTCACGTTGCATTTCTTGAATTATAAAATTCATCGAATCGCCAATTGGTTCGTCTGTTACAGTTATTAGTTGATGAAATTTATCGAGATGGCTTTTTAATCTTACTATCTCTTCGGTTATGTCTGATTTATCAATATAAAAAGTGATTTCCTTAATAATTCTGTCTTCATTGAATTTATTTAATTCTGTATCGTATTTGTACAGTTCATTCAATTTTTCATTAACTTTTCTCTTTAAATCCACTAAAAATTTAGGAATGGATAACTGAATAGTGGAAAGGGATACTTCAATTTGATTTATTGATTTTATAAAAAATTCTTCAAGATTATCACCTTCTCTTTTTCTCTCTATTATTAATTTATTTACTACTTTTTTTACTGTTTTTAATATCTCATTTATAAATTCGTCAGTCTCAAATTTGGCAATGGAAGGATTTAAACTATTTTGAATATATATAAGATCTCTAACTGAGACGTTCGGCTTTATGAAATTTTCTTTAGAAATTTCTTTGAAAATATTAGAAAATTGTTCTAATCTTTCTTTAATTTCGTTATAATCCTGAATATTCTGATTTTGATCTATTTGCTGTATTTTTATATAGACTCTTCCTTTGTCTATAAAATTAGGAATCGCATTTTCTATTTTGTAAGTTATATATTCAGAAAATTCTTCGGGTATCTTACATTTTACAGTTAAAAATTTATCGTTTATAGATTTTATAGTTATACGAAATTTAATTCCATTAATTTCTTCTACTAAACTTCCAAATCCAGTCATACTATTCATAGTAATTTTTTCCTTTAAAATTTTTATATTAAAAAAAATTCTTGATAATAAATGTCAAGGAATCCGAATAATCAAAACATTGAATTTTAACGGTTCAGCAATCATCCACAGAGTAGGGAATTGGAAAAATATCTGCAAGTTTACATAATGTATATTATCAGACATTGCAAAAACATCATTTTTTTCTCTCATTACTAATCTGGTTTTTTTTATTTCTGAGTCATTGAATGTAAAATTTCAAATATTATATTTTTTTATAGAAACTTTTTTAATATTCTAATTTAATATTCTAATTGGACTAATAGTAGTAAATTAATATTTTTACAGCAGGGCAATATAGACTAATCGGGCAAAGCACAGATTGCGTGAGGTTGAAAATAAAATTAATCTGAATTTTTAACACTATATTTCTTTTCTACTACACCAATTTTATCTAACGTATCATTAAATTTCTCGAGAGTAATTGGCTTAATCAGATAACCGGCAGCCTGATCCTTAAATGCTCCCAGAATGTTTTCTGAACTATCAAGAGAAGAAGTCATAATAATCTTGACTCTTTTATCAATTAATTTAAGATTTTTTTCCTCTAAGTTTTTAATTGTCCTAAGAACTTCTTTCCCATTTATTCCGGGCATCATGATATCAAGACAAATAAGATTGTATGGTTTATGCTCATTGAGTGCAATTACATAGGCATTTATTGCCTCTTTTCCATCCGTTGCAATATCCACTTCTCCGTGTTTCAAAAGA
It includes:
- a CDS encoding response regulator, producing MKSLVVDDDFVSRKIIQNFLLKHGEVDIATDGKEAINAYVIALNEHKPYNLICLDIMMPGINGKEVLRTIKNLEEKNLKLIDKRVKIIMTSSLDSSENILGAFKDQAAGYLIKPITLEKFNDTLDKIGVVEKKYSVKNSD
- the rnr gene encoding ribonuclease R, coding for MLKKNISSKVLIYLQKNSKKQYSFKRLAKTFHIRKKMEISLKKILKQLERKNQIIKKNGKYSSFHTAQKTVYGTFDARALTNDYSFAYVKCNSTEIGDIKIYRENCLNAYHGDMVEVVLIKSKQKSKLGKIVEIIERKQDSIIGNISLASNDIVLVPDEKNMDTLIDVKNDGIHFNDLKNKKVIVRITNWGDRVNFIPPVGEITEILGDSDDPKIDYLAVVRQFGLSEKFSEEVIQETKNLHYKISKDEITKRKDFRRLTTFTVDPVDAKDFDDGVSLEKINDIWRLYIHIADVSHYVRSNSEIFREAFRRGTSVYLLQNVIPMLPKLISNYICSLQAGSDKLTISVIIDFDEKFKIIRRMIYPSVIRSVARLDYDQVDDFFRNENTDAIGEEVKRVLNNMRPIAKHLTKTREERGSLNFDLPDTEIQFDENGSPTDIIRSETTESHLLIEEFMLLANQFVADIITQKCSSGIFRIHEEPDTAKLGEFSKIMKSYNYKIDFSNKNENVSLKNFLNSIKTHNEHRVFDNMLLRSMMKAEYSPINKGHFGLSLSSYTHFTSPIRRFPDLVVHHLIKQNIFEWSANKFNVDEMKKFAKNSSERELIALQAERSLGKLKKNRFMMENKDKIFDSIIVNFNSKNIFVELDKFPIQGFISLSSLNKDYYKFYKKNYTLIGNRTKRKFFLCQKVKVKVKKILHGIEFELIG
- the lpdA gene encoding dihydrolipoyl dehydrogenase → MEKYQVAIIGGGPGGYVSAIRLNQYGISTIVIEKERLGGVCLNRGCIPTKTLVKSADLYSEIKHASTFGINLENPAVDYQKMFKRKNEVAERLVSGVEFLFKKRNIPILQETVKSIKKEAEGYLISTKDNVIFAKYVILATGSKPTELPNMKFDGKYLLSSKDLLEIDYLPKKILVIGGGVIGCEFASIFSQLGAQVEIVEFLPRLVNTEDEEISKRLKTSLKKLGIKIHLKTAAQDFEIVQDKILLQCSNRKKIETALILVSVGRKPTCDVKFENFKIVWKNGALNIDSKFETNQKNIFAIGDVTGKMLLAHTASKQGMLAAKIIKQRENNEKEKIDDLKYENIPRCTFTNPEIGSVGLTEDQAKKEYDEIKIGKFPFTANGKALGLGETTGFVKTIAAQSTGKLVGMHIIGPQATELIAEGAILINRGVTAEKATEIVFAHPTLSESIAESIEDIEHCAIHKL
- a CDS encoding gamma carbonic anhydrase family protein, with amino-acid sequence MLIKYKNYIPKIGKNVFIASGAKIIGDVEIADSCSIWFNAVIRGDVNYIKIGKRTNIQDNCVLHVTGKTAPLNIGSNVTIGHNVILHGCSIEDNCIIGSGAIIWDGATIAEGSVVGAGAVVLANFKAPSRSLILGMPAKVKTQVPDEKYQGIIDSAEHYVKYADTYLKG
- a CDS encoding DUF1732 domain-containing protein; the protein is MNSMTGFGSLVEEINGIKFRITIKSINDKFLTVKCKIPEEFSEYITYKIENAIPNFIDKGRVYIKIQQIDQNQNIQDYNEIKERLEQFSNIFKEISKENFIKPNVSVRDLIYIQNSLNPSIAKFETDEFINEILKTVKKVVNKLIIERKREGDNLEEFFIKSINQIEVSLSTIQLSIPKFLVDLKRKVNEKLNELYKYDTELNKFNEDRIIKEITFYIDKSDITEEIVRLKSHLDKFHQLITVTDEPIGDSMNFIIQEMQREISTISAKYNNPDVFSEILKIKSEIQKCKEQARNVE
- a CDS encoding flavin reductase family protein codes for the protein MKQCEYKQAVLKMNRPSRIALAVSKLPDKPANVITLGWFMRTSIKPPMFAISVGLNRYSYQLLSDYRKFVIAFPSIQMADQTLKCGQFSGKNVNKIEEFGINIEKGKLSDIPILTDAVANFECKTISQIRSGDHTIFIGEVKYSWINENNEFEQLFSITDNDKYKILANNEDVILGKIK